A genomic window from Serratia liquefaciens includes:
- a CDS encoding ABC transporter ATP-binding protein: protein MIQFNQVSKIFQGKPAVDDLTLQIAKGEFAVLIGTSGSGKSTTLKMINRLIEHDQGKIYFADEEIQKFKPQDLRRRMGYAIQSIGLFPHWTVEENIATVPQLLKWPRARIRDRVTELLELLHLEPELFRHRYPHQLSGGQQQRVGVARALAADPEVLLMDEPFGALDPVTRTALQTEIARIHHLSGRTIVLVTHDIEEALALADRIVLLDQGRIVQQGTPLELLTAPANDFVRDFFGRSDRGIKLLSLGTVAERVRPGHAEGEPIAAAMNLREALSVFVARGSECLPVVGEQGEALGVLHFNDLIAQKALS from the coding sequence ATGATTCAGTTTAATCAGGTCAGCAAGATTTTTCAGGGCAAGCCGGCGGTGGACGATCTGACGCTGCAGATTGCCAAGGGTGAATTTGCCGTACTGATCGGCACCTCAGGCTCCGGTAAATCCACCACATTAAAAATGATCAACCGGCTGATCGAGCACGATCAGGGCAAAATTTACTTTGCCGATGAAGAGATCCAAAAATTCAAACCGCAGGATCTGCGGCGCCGTATGGGCTATGCCATTCAGTCGATAGGCCTGTTTCCGCACTGGACGGTGGAGGAGAACATCGCCACCGTACCGCAATTGCTGAAATGGCCGCGGGCGCGTATTCGCGATCGGGTGACCGAACTGCTGGAGCTGCTGCACCTGGAGCCGGAACTGTTCCGACACCGTTATCCGCACCAGCTTTCCGGTGGGCAACAGCAACGGGTGGGGGTGGCGCGCGCGTTGGCAGCCGATCCGGAAGTTTTGTTGATGGACGAACCCTTTGGCGCTCTCGATCCGGTAACGCGCACTGCGCTACAGACGGAGATTGCGCGTATTCATCATCTCTCCGGGCGCACCATCGTACTGGTGACGCATGACATTGAGGAAGCGCTGGCATTGGCCGATCGCATCGTGTTGCTCGACCAGGGCCGCATTGTGCAGCAGGGTACGCCGCTGGAGCTGTTGACCGCGCCGGCCAACGATTTTGTGCGCGATTTCTTTGGCCGAAGCGATCGCGGCATCAAACTGCTGTCTTTAGGCACGGTAGCGGAACGGGTGCGTCCTGGCCATGCGGAGGGCGAGCCGATCGCCGCCGCCATGAACCTGCGTGAGGCGTTGTCGGTGTTTGTGGCGCGCGGCAGCGAATGCCTGCCGGTGGTGGGGGAGCAAGGAGAGGCACTCGGCGTGCTGCATTTCAACGACCTGATCGCTCAAAAGGCGCTGTCATGA
- a CDS encoding phosphate/phosphite/phosphonate ABC transporter substrate-binding protein encodes MQVSLPMYGVTHQPAESFWRVLRGKLLQLGLPLAPEQLVWPHDLAQHWLQDNLLLSQTCGYPLVSSLPQVQLIGTYHYRVEGCEGAYYSSWLVVRADDPGERLADFRGRTAAYNSTDSQSGHNSLRALIAPLAQNGRFFGAAVASGAHYQSLRLIQNRQADIAAVDCVSLELLKRTQPEALAGLKIIGRTASVPGLPLITSSQTPPEQLEILRAGAKAMLGEAVSDNLLIGDFSLVPRSAYQIITELEQQAAAHGVTAL; translated from the coding sequence ATGCAAGTATCTTTGCCGATGTACGGCGTGACCCATCAGCCGGCCGAATCTTTCTGGCGAGTCCTGCGCGGCAAATTGCTGCAGTTGGGATTGCCGCTAGCCCCTGAACAGCTCGTCTGGCCGCACGACCTGGCTCAGCACTGGCTACAGGATAATTTATTGCTCAGCCAAACCTGCGGCTATCCGCTGGTCAGCAGCCTGCCGCAGGTGCAGCTGATCGGGACTTATCACTACCGCGTCGAGGGGTGTGAAGGCGCCTATTACAGCAGTTGGTTGGTGGTGCGCGCCGACGACCCAGGCGAGCGGCTGGCCGATTTTCGCGGCCGGACTGCGGCTTACAACAGCACCGACTCTCAGTCAGGGCATAACAGCTTGCGTGCGCTGATTGCGCCCTTGGCGCAGAACGGCAGATTCTTCGGCGCAGCCGTCGCCTCCGGAGCGCATTATCAGTCGCTCAGGTTAATCCAAAACCGACAGGCCGACATTGCCGCCGTCGATTGTGTCAGCCTGGAACTGTTGAAACGGACGCAGCCAGAGGCGTTGGCCGGGCTGAAAATTATTGGGCGAACGGCCAGCGTTCCGGGGCTGCCCTTGATTACCTCGTCCCAGACCCCACCGGAACAGTTGGAAATACTGCGCGCCGGGGCGAAGGCGATGCTGGGCGAAGCGGTAAGCGATAACCTGCTGATCGGCGATTTCAGCCTGGTGCCGCGTTCGGCATACCAAATAATCACCGAGCTGGAGCAGCAGGCCGCCGCCCATGGGGTGACGGCGCTGTGA
- a CDS encoding ABC transporter permease has protein sequence MSAPKARRWLRDPLPWTFALLLALVFGMNHLQGVFAAWFPELERPVYQQDSFISLVWAHLLLVAVSSLIAVVIGVAAGIGVTRPAGKAFRSLVETVVAVGQTFPPVAVLAVAVPVMGFSEQPAIIALVLYGLLPILQGTLTGIESVPSATREVAQGVGMSARQILWRVELPLAAPVIVAGIRTSVIINIGTAAIASTVGTKTLGSPIIIGLSGFNTAYVIQGAVVVALLAIIIDMLFERWVRHLTAWRQQTQVASSAG, from the coding sequence ATGAGTGCGCCTAAAGCCCGGCGTTGGCTGCGCGATCCGCTGCCCTGGACCTTTGCCCTGCTGCTGGCGCTGGTGTTTGGCATGAATCATTTGCAGGGGGTGTTTGCCGCCTGGTTCCCTGAGCTGGAACGGCCGGTGTATCAGCAAGACAGTTTTATCTCGCTGGTGTGGGCGCATCTGTTGCTGGTCGCGGTCTCCAGTCTGATCGCCGTGGTGATTGGCGTAGCGGCCGGGATCGGCGTGACGCGCCCTGCCGGCAAGGCGTTCCGTTCGCTGGTGGAAACCGTGGTGGCGGTCGGCCAGACTTTTCCGCCCGTGGCGGTGCTGGCGGTGGCGGTACCCGTGATGGGCTTTAGCGAACAGCCGGCGATCATCGCACTGGTGCTGTACGGTTTGCTGCCGATCTTGCAGGGCACGCTGACGGGCATTGAATCGGTACCCAGCGCTACCCGTGAGGTTGCGCAGGGGGTAGGAATGAGCGCCAGGCAAATTCTGTGGCGCGTCGAACTGCCGCTGGCGGCGCCGGTGATTGTTGCCGGTATTCGGACCTCGGTGATCATCAATATCGGCACCGCGGCGATCGCTTCCACCGTCGGTACCAAAACGCTCGGTTCGCCGATTATCATTGGCCTGAGCGGTTTTAATACCGCCTATGTGATCCAGGGCGCGGTGGTAGTGGCGCTGCTGGCCATCATCATCGATATGCTGTTTGAGCGCTGGGTGCGCCATCTCACCGCCTGGCGTCAGCAGACGCAGGTGGCTTCTTCTGCGGGGTAA
- a CDS encoding ABC transporter permease, translating into MAVKNRVLLTLLVLLLLAAFGLPFLSYAPNRLLSGKSISLISLLHGPALWLLAPLLVLAVLSLLAPLRRNAFLTALAGSALLALIFWLSGHAAQQLAQEGSKLARTSWGSGCWLMLALSLLMAAGAITRITSSHLWRMLGNLLVIVPALALLFGHQLDQLSLLKEYYNRQDVFDAALLQHLTILLATMVPALLIGVPLGVLCFRSSRLQTPIFSTLNIIQTVPSIALFGLLIAPLAGLAKAVPWLAEHGVSGIGMAPAIVALVLYALLPLVRSVVAGLQSVPASVIESASGMGLTRGQIFFRVQLPLALPLFLTGVRILAVQTVGMAVVAALIGAGGFGAIVFQGLLSSALDLVLLGVIPVIVMAVIVDSLFKFMVSILEVSRR; encoded by the coding sequence ATTGCCGTAAAAAACCGCGTATTACTGACGCTGCTTGTTCTGTTGCTGCTGGCCGCATTTGGCCTGCCGTTCCTCAGCTATGCCCCCAACCGCCTGCTGTCGGGCAAGAGCATTTCCCTGATTTCCCTGCTGCACGGCCCGGCGCTGTGGCTATTGGCCCCTCTGTTGGTGCTGGCAGTGCTTAGCCTATTGGCCCCGCTCAGGCGCAATGCGTTTTTGACCGCGCTGGCCGGGTCGGCGTTGCTGGCGCTGATCTTCTGGTTGAGCGGTCATGCCGCCCAGCAGCTGGCGCAGGAAGGTTCCAAACTGGCGCGTACCTCCTGGGGCAGCGGTTGCTGGCTGATGCTGGCGCTGAGCCTGCTGATGGCTGCGGGTGCCATCACCCGCATTACGTCTTCGCATTTATGGCGCATGCTCGGCAACCTGCTGGTAATAGTGCCTGCGCTGGCGCTGCTGTTCGGTCATCAGTTGGATCAGCTTTCGCTGCTGAAAGAGTATTACAACCGGCAAGACGTGTTTGATGCCGCGCTGCTGCAGCACCTGACTATTCTGTTGGCGACGATGGTCCCGGCGCTGCTGATCGGCGTGCCGCTCGGGGTGCTGTGTTTTCGTTCATCCCGTTTGCAAACCCCGATCTTCTCCACGTTGAACATTATCCAGACCGTGCCGTCAATTGCCCTGTTCGGCCTGCTGATCGCGCCGTTGGCCGGATTGGCGAAGGCGGTGCCCTGGCTGGCGGAACACGGCGTCAGCGGTATTGGCATGGCGCCGGCGATAGTCGCCCTGGTGTTGTACGCCCTGTTGCCGCTGGTGCGCAGCGTGGTGGCCGGGTTACAGAGCGTGCCCGCCAGCGTGATCGAATCTGCCAGCGGTATGGGGCTGACGCGCGGCCAGATTTTCTTTCGCGTCCAGCTGCCGTTGGCCTTGCCGCTGTTTCTGACCGGCGTGCGCATTCTGGCGGTGCAGACCGTCGGCATGGCGGTGGTGGCCGCGTTGATCGGTGCCGGAGGTTTTGGCGCCATCGTCTTCCAGGGCCTGCTGAGCAGCGCGCTGGATCTGGTGCTGCTGGGCGTGATCCCGGTGATCGTGATGGCGGTAATCGTCGATTCGCTGTTTAAATTTATGGTTTCAATTTTGGAAGTGTCACGCCGATGA